A stretch of Amycolatopsis balhimycina FH 1894 DNA encodes these proteins:
- a CDS encoding PaaI family thioesterase has product MTDPEGTQLFHRSMPFSERLGVEVLEHGPTLVRSRLKWDESLCTLGGALHGGALMALADSTGAVCAFLNLPEGGRGTTTVESKTNFLRAVRSGYAVASSRPLHAGRKFVVVETEIHDDDGKLVAKVTQTQAVL; this is encoded by the coding sequence ATGACCGATCCCGAGGGCACCCAGCTCTTCCACCGCTCCATGCCGTTCTCCGAACGCCTCGGCGTCGAAGTCCTGGAGCACGGGCCCACGCTCGTCCGCAGCAGGCTCAAGTGGGACGAGAGCCTCTGCACGCTCGGCGGCGCGCTGCACGGGGGCGCGCTCATGGCGCTGGCCGACTCGACCGGCGCCGTGTGCGCGTTCCTCAACCTGCCCGAGGGCGGGCGGGGCACCACGACCGTCGAATCGAAGACGAACTTCCTGCGCGCGGTGCGTTCGGGCTACGCCGTTGCGTCATCCAGACCACTGCACGCCGGCCGCAAGTTCGTCGTGGTGGAGACCGAAATCCACGACGACGACGGCAAGTTGGTCGCGAAAGTGACACAGACACAGGCCGTCCTGTAG
- a CDS encoding peptidase C39 family protein — protein MRVRELFTLLSVVVLTSVTAQAAEAGPARPGDDEAIDYHEWTGGRFHEGGFAGVGLTRDGLRITHPIGTVEHTEPELGTTKTYEYGQWTSPSYRHGFGATQLVASWNARTPSKTWLQVEAQGRTSAGAETAWYVMGRWASGDADILRTSVDGQDDANATVDVDTLEMKTGVTLKSYKLRISLYREAGSGETPSVTLLGAMTSAVPDRFEVQPTKPGRATGIELKVPAYAQNLHKGQFPQYGGGGEAWCSPTSTEMVAEYWGKKPSAEEMSWIPAGYVDPAVAFAARNTYDHAYDGTGNWPFNTAYAASRGLRGHITRLHSLNELENYIARGIPVITSQSFLASELDGAGYGTSGHIMVVVGFTKDGDVIANDPATSSDDRVRNVYKRDQFEKIWQRTKRYRADGTVAGGPGGVAYIITPA, from the coding sequence ATGCGGGTACGGGAGTTGTTCACTTTGTTGTCAGTGGTCGTGTTGACCTCGGTGACCGCGCAGGCCGCCGAGGCGGGACCCGCCCGGCCCGGCGACGACGAGGCGATCGACTACCACGAATGGACCGGTGGCCGGTTCCACGAAGGCGGCTTCGCCGGGGTCGGCCTGACCCGGGACGGCCTGCGCATCACGCACCCGATCGGCACGGTGGAGCACACCGAACCGGAGCTCGGCACGACGAAGACGTACGAGTACGGCCAGTGGACGTCGCCGTCGTACCGCCACGGCTTCGGCGCCACGCAGCTCGTCGCGTCGTGGAACGCGCGCACGCCGTCGAAGACGTGGCTGCAGGTGGAGGCGCAGGGCCGGACGTCGGCGGGCGCCGAAACCGCGTGGTACGTGATGGGCCGCTGGGCCAGCGGCGACGCCGACATCCTCCGCACCAGCGTCGACGGCCAGGACGACGCGAACGCCACGGTGGACGTCGACACGCTGGAGATGAAGACCGGCGTGACGCTGAAGTCGTACAAGCTGCGGATCAGCCTCTACCGCGAAGCCGGATCGGGCGAGACGCCGTCGGTGACGCTGCTGGGCGCGATGACTTCGGCGGTGCCGGACCGCTTCGAGGTGCAGCCGACGAAGCCGGGGCGCGCCACCGGGATCGAGCTGAAGGTGCCCGCGTACGCGCAGAACCTCCACAAGGGACAGTTCCCGCAGTACGGCGGGGGCGGCGAAGCGTGGTGCAGCCCGACGTCGACCGAGATGGTGGCCGAGTACTGGGGCAAGAAGCCGTCCGCCGAAGAGATGTCGTGGATCCCGGCGGGCTACGTCGACCCGGCGGTGGCGTTCGCGGCGCGCAACACCTACGACCACGCCTACGACGGCACCGGGAACTGGCCGTTCAACACCGCTTACGCGGCGTCGCGCGGCCTGCGGGGCCACATCACCCGGCTGCACTCGCTCAACGAGCTGGAGAACTACATCGCCCGCGGCATCCCGGTGATCACGTCGCAGTCGTTCCTGGCCTCGGAGCTCGACGGCGCCGGGTACGGCACGTCGGGGCACATCATGGTCGTCGTCGGGTTCACGAAGGACGGCGACGTGATCGCGAACGACCCGGCGACGAGCAGCGACGACCGGGTGCGCAACGTCTACAAGCGCGACCAGTTCGAGAAGATCTGGCAGCGCACCAAGCGCTACCGCGCGGACGGCACCGTGGCAGGCGGCCCCGGCGGCGTCGCGTACATCATCACCCCGGCGTGA
- a CDS encoding carboxymuconolactone decarboxylase family protein, with product MEPRLRSSGDPEVFGAIQQIVKAVQAGGVDPLLLELVHLRASQINGCAPCVYGGVHSAKKRGETEERLHNVVAWRETPFFTEPERAALALTEAATRIQDGEPGVTDEIWAAAAKHFDEKQLSAITLNIALTGFFNRINRTTRQQAGATW from the coding sequence ATGGAACCACGCTTGCGGAGCTCGGGCGATCCCGAGGTGTTCGGAGCCATCCAGCAGATCGTCAAGGCGGTGCAGGCCGGCGGCGTCGACCCGCTGCTGCTCGAGCTGGTCCACCTGCGGGCCAGCCAGATCAACGGCTGCGCCCCGTGCGTCTACGGGGGAGTCCACTCGGCGAAGAAGCGCGGGGAGACCGAGGAACGGCTGCACAACGTGGTCGCCTGGCGCGAGACGCCGTTCTTCACCGAGCCGGAGCGGGCCGCGCTCGCGCTGACCGAAGCCGCCACCCGGATCCAGGACGGCGAGCCGGGCGTGACCGACGAGATCTGGGCGGCCGCGGCCAAGCACTTCGACGAGAAGCAGCTGTCCGCGATCACGCTGAACATCGCGCTCACCGGCTTCTTCAACCGGATCAACCGCACGACCCGGCAGCAGGCCGGCGCGACCTGGTGA
- a CDS encoding sigma-70 family RNA polymerase sigma factor codes for MPDTLAETFEAQRDRLRAVAHRVLGSAADAEDVVQEAWLRLSRQDAAEIHNLEGWLTTVVGRISLDVLRSRRARPEAPYDEVVVEVDDGTAAPEEDVALADSVGLALLVVLETLGPSERLAFVLHDLFAVPFEEIGRILGKSAGATKMLASRARRKVRTPSPPAAAGREQREVVQAFLTAARDGDFEELLRVLDPDVRLTIDTPDGMVVVLGATNVATGARFGAARDGRRVLVGGLPGVVAWREDGTPLSVVAFTVADGRIANIAAVADPVKLASMTLPEPPGTVGPSR; via the coding sequence ATGCCCGACACGCTGGCCGAGACGTTCGAAGCGCAGCGCGACCGCCTGCGCGCGGTGGCCCACCGCGTGCTCGGCTCGGCCGCCGATGCCGAGGACGTGGTCCAGGAGGCGTGGCTGCGCCTCTCCCGCCAGGACGCGGCGGAGATCCACAACCTCGAAGGCTGGCTGACGACGGTGGTCGGCCGGATCAGCCTCGACGTGCTGCGCTCGCGCCGGGCGCGTCCGGAGGCGCCGTACGACGAGGTCGTCGTGGAGGTCGACGACGGTACCGCCGCGCCGGAGGAGGACGTGGCCCTCGCCGACTCGGTCGGGCTCGCGCTGCTCGTGGTCCTGGAGACGCTGGGACCGAGCGAGCGGCTGGCGTTCGTGCTGCACGACCTGTTCGCGGTGCCGTTCGAGGAGATCGGCCGCATCCTCGGCAAGTCCGCCGGCGCGACCAAGATGCTCGCCAGCCGCGCCCGCCGGAAGGTCCGGACCCCGTCACCGCCGGCGGCGGCCGGACGAGAGCAGCGAGAGGTGGTCCAGGCGTTCCTGACGGCGGCCCGCGACGGCGACTTCGAGGAGCTGCTGCGGGTGCTCGACCCGGACGTGCGCCTGACGATCGACACCCCGGACGGCATGGTGGTGGTCCTCGGCGCGACGAACGTCGCGACGGGCGCCCGCTTCGGCGCGGCCAGGGACGGGCGAAGGGTGCTCGTCGGCGGGCTGCCCGGCGTGGTGGCCTGGCGCGAAGACGGCACCCCGCTCTCGGTGGTGGCGTTCACGGTGGCGGACGGCCGCATCGCGAACATCGCGGCGGTGGCCGACCCGGTCAAGCTCGCGTCGATGACCCTGCCGGAGCCCCCGGGAACTGTCGGTCCCTCCCGATAA
- a CDS encoding S-(hydroxymethyl)mycothiol dehydrogenase, with product MPYEVQGVVSRAKGEPVSLETVLVPDPGPGEAVVNVQACGVCHTDLHYREGGINDEFPFLLGHEAAGVVEAVGEGVTDLEPGDYVVLNWRAVCGTCRACKRGKPWYCFSTFNATRPMTLADGTKLSPALGVGAFLEKTLVHSGQCTKVNREAEPAVAGLLGCGVMAGLGAAINTGAVTRGDSVAVIGCGGVGDAAIAGAKLAGATTIVAIDMDDRKLAWAKDFGATHTVNSRGLSEEAVVEAMQDATNSFGPDVVIDAVGRPETWRQAFYGRDLAGTVVLVGVPTPDMRLNDLPLIDFFSRGGSLKSSWYGDCLPSRDFPLLVDLYLQGRLPLDKFVTERIGVDGVEQAFERMHHGDVLRSVVTF from the coding sequence ATGCCGTACGAGGTCCAGGGGGTTGTTTCACGGGCGAAGGGCGAGCCGGTCTCGTTGGAGACCGTCCTGGTTCCCGATCCCGGCCCCGGTGAGGCCGTCGTGAACGTCCAGGCCTGCGGGGTCTGCCACACCGACCTGCACTACCGCGAGGGCGGGATCAACGACGAGTTCCCGTTCCTGCTCGGCCACGAGGCCGCCGGTGTCGTCGAGGCCGTCGGCGAGGGCGTCACCGATCTCGAGCCGGGCGACTACGTCGTCCTCAACTGGCGCGCGGTCTGCGGCACCTGCCGGGCCTGCAAGCGCGGCAAGCCGTGGTACTGCTTCTCGACGTTCAACGCCACCAGGCCGATGACCCTCGCCGACGGCACCAAGCTGTCGCCCGCCCTCGGCGTCGGCGCCTTCCTCGAGAAGACGCTCGTCCACAGCGGACAGTGCACCAAGGTGAACCGCGAGGCCGAGCCCGCGGTCGCCGGGCTGCTCGGCTGCGGCGTCATGGCCGGGCTGGGCGCGGCGATCAACACCGGCGCCGTCACCCGCGGCGACTCGGTCGCGGTGATCGGCTGCGGTGGCGTCGGCGACGCGGCCATCGCGGGCGCGAAGCTGGCCGGCGCGACCACGATCGTCGCGATCGACATGGACGACCGGAAGCTGGCGTGGGCCAAGGACTTCGGCGCGACGCACACCGTCAACAGCCGGGGCCTCTCCGAAGAAGCCGTGGTCGAGGCCATGCAGGACGCCACGAATTCCTTCGGCCCGGACGTCGTGATCGACGCCGTCGGCCGTCCGGAGACCTGGCGGCAGGCCTTCTACGGGCGTGACCTCGCCGGCACGGTCGTCCTCGTCGGCGTCCCGACGCCCGACATGCGGCTGAACGACCTGCCGCTGATCGACTTCTTCTCGCGCGGTGGCTCGCTGAAGTCGTCGTGGTACGGCGACTGCCTGCCGAGCCGCGACTTCCCGCTGCTCGTCGACCTCTACCTGCAGGGCCGGCTGCCGCTCGACAAGTTCGTCACCGAGCGGATCGGCGTCGACGGCGTCGAGCAGGCCTTCGAGCGCATGCACCACGGTGACGTCCTGCGCAGCGTGGTGACGTTCTGA
- a CDS encoding gamma-glutamylcyclotransferase family protein — protein sequence MHANGAGYPLDTAPDGWRERQAVLAYGSNANPSKISWMRAELGLKGPVVVAHARCDGLAAVWASGLRFRDGQRPATLTALPGVEEHAVWFVTPDQLKVLDICEGRGNRYHLVRLTGPDITLEDGSAVTDVLAYIGAVPIRYPLLVDGKPVRTADVPQAQAVELVGEPAGSPGVACTVVTPPDGRTFP from the coding sequence GTGCACGCAAACGGCGCCGGGTACCCGCTGGACACGGCCCCGGACGGCTGGCGCGAGCGGCAGGCCGTACTCGCCTACGGCTCCAACGCGAACCCGTCGAAGATCAGCTGGATGCGGGCCGAACTCGGGCTGAAGGGCCCGGTCGTGGTGGCGCACGCGCGCTGCGACGGCCTCGCCGCGGTGTGGGCGTCCGGCCTGCGCTTCCGCGACGGCCAGCGGCCGGCGACGCTGACCGCGCTCCCCGGCGTCGAGGAGCATGCCGTCTGGTTCGTGACCCCGGACCAGCTCAAGGTGCTCGACATCTGCGAAGGCCGCGGCAACCGCTACCACCTCGTCCGGCTCACCGGCCCGGACATCACGCTGGAGGACGGCAGCGCGGTCACCGACGTGCTGGCCTACATCGGCGCGGTGCCGATCCGGTACCCACTGCTGGTCGACGGCAAGCCGGTGCGCACCGCCGACGTCCCGCAGGCGCAGGCCGTGGAGCTGGTGGGCGAACCGGCCGGCAGCCCCGGCGTCGCGTGCACTGTCGTCACGCCGCCGGACGGCCGCACCTTCCCCTAG
- a CDS encoding IS1182 family transposase, whose translation MALGRTPRQTDLLRSTVDYCADRVAADSIYGILHRECFALFPDEMFADLFTDIGRRSVPPMIVAVVMVLQRVEGLSDREAVDRFAFDARWKYAAGGLDFDYPGFVHTVLVDMRARLARSPRPDRIFQVVLDVARQAGLVGRRRVLDSTPIYDAVATMDTITLIRSAIRGLLAAAGADLAAVLRGAIRSGDDYAGTAKPHIDWDDREAREALVDSRARDGFAMLALLAGCELERGVDQAACLVATVLGQDLTDDDGVFRIARRVAADRVISTVDPQARHGHKTNARGFDGYKGHIAIDPDTEVITATEVTPGNSGDAEVAEDLLTDILPSEAEAEAEAEAEAEAEAEAEVPVEPAEQAAAYGDAAYGAGELLERLDNAGIHNGLKVQPPAAVKGHFPKDRFDIDLEGQTVTCPAGNTVPIRARTGERHTGQALFGALCATCPLAAQCTTAKDGRRITIGPHERTLVAARERQHDPGWKADYRATRPKVERKIGHLMRRRHGGRRARVRGRVKVAADFSLLAAAVNLARLATHGITHTAGKWVVATA comes from the coding sequence GTGGCTTTGGGACGCACACCCCGTCAGACCGACCTGTTGCGCTCGACCGTGGACTACTGCGCGGACCGGGTCGCCGCGGATTCGATCTACGGGATCCTGCACCGGGAGTGCTTCGCGCTGTTCCCGGACGAGATGTTCGCGGACCTGTTCACCGACATCGGGCGTCGGTCGGTGCCGCCGATGATCGTGGCGGTGGTGATGGTCCTGCAACGCGTCGAGGGCCTCTCGGACCGGGAAGCGGTCGACCGGTTCGCGTTCGACGCGCGGTGGAAGTACGCCGCCGGCGGGCTGGATTTCGACTATCCGGGGTTCGTGCACACGGTGTTGGTCGACATGCGCGCCCGGCTGGCCCGCTCGCCGCGGCCGGACCGGATCTTCCAGGTCGTGCTCGATGTCGCCCGTCAGGCGGGTCTGGTCGGGCGGCGGCGGGTGCTGGACTCGACCCCGATCTACGACGCGGTCGCCACGATGGACACCATCACCCTGATCCGCTCGGCGATCCGGGGGCTGCTCGCGGCAGCCGGCGCCGATCTGGCCGCCGTGCTGCGCGGCGCGATCAGGAGTGGGGATGACTACGCCGGCACCGCGAAGCCGCACATCGACTGGGACGACCGGGAGGCCCGGGAGGCGTTGGTCGATTCCCGGGCGCGGGACGGGTTCGCGATGCTGGCGCTGCTGGCGGGCTGCGAACTCGAGCGGGGTGTGGACCAGGCCGCGTGTCTGGTGGCCACGGTGCTGGGCCAGGATCTGACCGACGACGACGGGGTGTTTCGGATCGCCCGGCGGGTCGCCGCGGATCGGGTCATCTCGACGGTGGATCCCCAGGCTCGTCACGGCCACAAGACCAACGCCCGCGGTTTCGATGGCTACAAGGGGCATATCGCGATCGATCCGGACACCGAGGTCATCACCGCCACCGAGGTCACGCCCGGCAACAGCGGTGACGCCGAGGTCGCCGAGGATCTGCTGACCGACATCCTGCCCTCCGAAGCCGAAGCCGAAGCCGAAGCCGAAGCCGAAGCCGAAGCCGAAGCCGAAGCCGAAGTGCCTGTCGAGCCCGCAGAACAGGCGGCGGCCTACGGCGACGCGGCCTACGGAGCCGGGGAACTGCTGGAGCGGCTGGACAACGCCGGTATCCACAATGGACTTAAGGTGCAGCCGCCCGCGGCGGTGAAAGGTCACTTTCCCAAGGATCGCTTCGATATCGACCTCGAAGGTCAGACCGTGACCTGCCCCGCCGGCAACACCGTGCCCATCCGCGCCCGGACCGGCGAGCGTCACACCGGGCAGGCCCTGTTCGGCGCTCTGTGCGCCACCTGCCCGTTGGCCGCGCAGTGCACCACGGCCAAAGACGGCCGCAGGATCACCATCGGCCCCCACGAGAGGACCCTGGTCGCCGCCCGCGAACGCCAACACGACCCCGGCTGGAAGGCCGACTACCGGGCCACCCGCCCGAAAGTGGAACGCAAGATCGGTCACCTGATGCGCCGCCGTCACGGCGGACGCCGTGCTCGTGTCCGAGGACGCGTGAAAGTCGCCGCCGACTTCTCCTTGCTGGCCGCCGCGGTCAACCTCGCGCGGCTCGCCACGCACGGAATCACCCACACGGCAGGGAAATGGGTAGTGGCCACCGCCTGA
- a CDS encoding FAD-binding oxidoreductase has product MNVLIDHRLRRSWTAEAADAAQLPARVGSWLEQRIGPVAPGAAPAAGMPVEIPSPKLDESAAAALSKVVGAENVLVDDVERLARATGLSYLDLLRQRSPSADFPVPDAVVLPAGPDEVQAVLDVCVRHDVGVVPFGGGTSVVGGVAALRGEKASVIALDLVRLDALVSVDAESRIAVLQAGVRGPEAERLLGEHGLTLGHVPQSFERATIGGFAATRSAGQASSGYGRFEDMVTGVRLATPRGAWKLGVAPASAAGPDLRQLAIGSEGTLGVITEVALRVRPVPAVRRYEGYALPSWAAGAEAVRDLAQHHALADVTRLSDGDETEVSLTLNAGLKTTALRRYLAARGVRRPCFLIVGWEGTAHDVALRRRETTRRLKAAGAVRVGKALGESWRHGRFAGPRQRDALLDRGVCVETLETATYWSNVDELRDDVRAALTASLGRAIVMCHISHAYETGASLYFTVLTARDEADPVGQWQRAKAAACEAITGLGTISHHHAVGVDHAPYLSAEIGALGVEVLRAAKSAVDPTGILNPGKLV; this is encoded by the coding sequence GTGAACGTCCTCATTGACCACCGCCTCCGACGGTCATGGACGGCGGAAGCCGCCGACGCCGCCCAGCTGCCCGCGCGCGTGGGTAGCTGGCTTGAACAGCGTATCGGTCCGGTGGCGCCCGGCGCCGCACCGGCGGCCGGAATGCCGGTGGAAATACCGTCACCGAAACTGGACGAATCTGCTGCCGCCGCGTTGTCAAAAGTGGTCGGTGCGGAGAACGTGCTGGTGGACGACGTGGAACGGCTGGCGCGGGCGACCGGACTGTCCTACCTCGACCTCTTACGGCAGCGTTCGCCCTCCGCGGACTTCCCGGTTCCCGACGCGGTGGTGCTGCCCGCCGGCCCCGACGAGGTCCAGGCGGTGCTCGACGTCTGCGTCCGGCACGACGTCGGGGTCGTGCCCTTCGGCGGCGGCACTTCGGTCGTCGGCGGCGTCGCGGCGCTGCGCGGGGAGAAGGCGTCGGTGATCGCGCTCGACCTCGTCCGGCTCGACGCGCTGGTGTCGGTCGACGCCGAGTCGCGCATCGCCGTCCTGCAGGCGGGCGTCCGTGGTCCCGAGGCCGAGCGCCTCCTCGGCGAGCACGGCCTGACGCTCGGGCACGTCCCGCAGTCGTTCGAGCGGGCCACGATCGGCGGGTTCGCGGCGACGCGCTCGGCCGGCCAGGCGTCGTCGGGCTACGGGCGGTTCGAGGACATGGTGACCGGCGTGCGGCTGGCGACGCCGCGCGGCGCGTGGAAGCTCGGCGTCGCGCCGGCGTCCGCGGCCGGGCCGGACCTGCGCCAGCTCGCGATCGGCAGCGAGGGAACGCTGGGCGTGATCACCGAAGTCGCGCTGCGGGTGCGGCCGGTCCCGGCGGTCCGGCGCTACGAGGGTTACGCGCTGCCCAGCTGGGCAGCCGGTGCCGAGGCCGTGCGGGACCTCGCACAGCACCACGCGCTCGCCGACGTCACCCGGCTCTCCGACGGGGACGAAACCGAGGTCTCGCTGACGCTGAACGCGGGGCTCAAGACGACGGCGCTGCGCCGCTACCTCGCTGCGCGCGGGGTGCGGCGGCCGTGTTTCCTCATCGTCGGCTGGGAAGGCACCGCGCACGACGTGGCGCTTCGGCGCCGCGAGACAACGCGGCGGCTGAAGGCGGCGGGCGCGGTGCGCGTCGGCAAGGCGCTCGGCGAGTCGTGGCGGCACGGCCGGTTCGCCGGGCCCCGCCAGCGCGACGCGTTGCTGGACCGGGGTGTCTGCGTCGAGACGCTGGAGACGGCGACCTATTGGTCCAATGTGGACGAACTGCGGGACGACGTCCGCGCCGCCCTGACGGCGTCGCTGGGCCGGGCGATCGTCATGTGCCACATTTCGCACGCGTACGAGACGGGGGCGTCGCTGTACTTCACGGTGCTGACGGCCCGCGACGAGGCCGACCCGGTCGGCCAGTGGCAGCGAGCGAAGGCGGCGGCCTGCGAAGCGATCACCGGGCTCGGCACGATCTCGCACCACCACGCCGTCGGCGTCGACCACGCGCCGTACCTGAGCGCGGAGATCGGCGCGCTGGGCGTCGAGGTGTTGCGGGCGGCCAAGTCCGCGGTGGATCCGACCGGCATCCTCAACCCGGGCAAGCTGGTCTAG
- a CDS encoding TetR/AcrR family transcriptional regulator codes for MADDVLLDAARSCVLAVGVRRTTLAEIARTARVSRMTVYRRFPDVRSVLAALMTREFSGLLRTASERGAEAANSRERLVLIAAAGIRALSGDPLFRTLLDVDPELVLPYIVERLGATQQFAEQVLHQLLTAGHEDGSIRRAPVAAQSRSVLLVVQSFAFSLRPATVDVDEPALMAEFTHVLDAALKP; via the coding sequence GTGGCCGACGACGTGCTGCTCGACGCCGCGCGCTCGTGCGTGCTCGCCGTCGGTGTGCGCCGCACCACACTGGCCGAAATCGCCCGCACCGCCCGGGTCAGCCGGATGACGGTCTACCGCCGCTTCCCGGACGTCCGCAGCGTGCTCGCCGCCCTGATGACCCGCGAGTTCAGCGGGCTGCTGCGCACGGCGAGCGAACGCGGCGCCGAAGCCGCGAACAGCCGCGAACGCCTCGTGCTGATCGCCGCGGCCGGGATCCGCGCGCTGTCGGGCGATCCGCTGTTCCGGACCCTGCTCGACGTCGACCCCGAACTGGTCCTGCCGTACATCGTCGAGCGGCTCGGCGCGACCCAGCAGTTCGCCGAACAGGTGCTGCACCAGCTGCTGACGGCCGGCCACGAGGACGGTTCGATCCGGCGGGCACCGGTCGCCGCGCAGTCGCGGTCGGTGCTGCTGGTGGTCCAGTCGTTCGCGTTCTCGCTGCGGCCGGCGACCGTCGACGTCGACGAGCCGGCGTTGATGGCGGAGTTCACCCACGTGCTCGACGCGGCACTGAAGCCGTGA
- a CDS encoding glycerol-3-phosphate dehydrogenase/oxidase, protein MTSGSLNARRRERELAALASGERVDIVVVGGGVTGTGIALDAASRGLSVALVEAHDLAFGTSRWSSKLVHGGLRYLAHGELGLAHESAVERGILMTRTAPHLTRAMPQLFPLYSSTSRVQEAVVAAALRAGDGLRRAARTPSSVLPRPRKVPAAEALALAPGLSAHGLRGALLAYDGALVDDARLVVSLARTAATFGARILTRLSASSLSADRVTVRDGVSGGTLDIHARQVINATGVWAGTLTGAVRLRPSLGSHLVLAPGTVPMGTTSVNIGVPGETNRFVFLLPQPDGRVYLGLTDEPISGPIPDVPVVPESDVDFLLSLASSVLARPLTRADVAGSFAGLRPLVAGGGRSADLSRKHAVLAGTDGLLTVVGGKLTTYRRMAEDAVDAAVRLAGLSASPCRTARLPLLGAGPRLSLVDAAPRLVARYGTEAPRVAALGELDAEFAAPVAPGTEITAAEIVWAVRNEGALDVEDVLERRTRLSLIPADAAAAAPRVAELVDKSLAGLT, encoded by the coding sequence GTGACGTCCGGCTCGCTCAACGCGCGGCGCCGCGAACGTGAGCTCGCGGCGCTGGCGTCGGGCGAGCGGGTCGACATCGTCGTGGTCGGCGGCGGCGTCACCGGCACCGGGATCGCTTTGGACGCGGCGTCGCGCGGGTTGTCGGTGGCGCTCGTCGAAGCGCACGATCTCGCCTTCGGGACGTCACGCTGGTCTTCGAAGCTCGTGCACGGCGGCCTGCGGTACCTGGCACACGGCGAGCTGGGCCTGGCGCACGAAAGCGCCGTGGAGCGCGGCATCCTGATGACGCGCACGGCACCCCACCTCACCCGCGCGATGCCGCAGCTGTTTCCGTTGTACTCCAGCACTTCGCGGGTTCAGGAGGCCGTTGTCGCGGCCGCGTTGCGAGCCGGGGACGGCCTCCGCCGGGCGGCGCGCACGCCGTCGTCGGTGCTGCCGCGGCCGCGCAAGGTCCCGGCGGCCGAGGCCCTGGCGCTGGCCCCCGGGCTTTCCGCACACGGTTTGCGCGGCGCTTTGCTGGCTTACGACGGCGCCTTGGTCGACGACGCCCGGTTGGTGGTTTCACTGGCGCGCACGGCGGCGACGTTCGGCGCCCGCATTCTCACGCGGCTTTCGGCGTCGTCGCTTTCCGCGGACCGGGTCACGGTCCGCGACGGCGTTTCGGGCGGCACACTGGACATCCACGCGCGCCAGGTGATCAACGCGACGGGCGTGTGGGCGGGAACGCTGACCGGCGCGGTGCGGCTGCGGCCGTCACTCGGCTCGCACCTGGTGCTCGCGCCGGGGACGGTACCGATGGGGACGACGTCGGTGAACATCGGCGTGCCCGGCGAGACCAACCGGTTCGTCTTCCTGCTCCCCCAGCCGGACGGCCGGGTCTACCTGGGACTCACGGACGAGCCGATCTCCGGCCCGATCCCCGACGTACCAGTCGTGCCCGAGTCCGATGTGGACTTCCTGCTTTCGCTGGCTTCCTCGGTGCTGGCACGCCCCCTGACCCGCGCGGACGTCGCCGGCTCCTTCGCCGGCCTGCGGCCGCTGGTGGCCGGGGGCGGCCGGTCGGCGGACCTGTCCCGCAAGCACGCGGTCCTGGCCGGCACGGACGGCCTGCTCACGGTGGTCGGCGGCAAGCTGACGACGTACCGCCGGATGGCCGAGGACGCGGTCGACGCGGCCGTGCGACTGGCGGGCCTCTCCGCTTCCCCGTGCCGCACAGCGCGGTTGCCGCTGCTGGGCGCGGGCCCACGACTGTCCCTTGTGGACGCTGCGCCGCGCTTGGTGGCCCGGTACGGCACGGAAGCCCCGCGCGTGGCGGCGCTGGGCGAGCTGGACGCGGAGTTCGCGGCCCCGGTGGCCCCGGGAACGGAGATCACGGCGGCGGAGATCGTCTGGGCGGTCCGGAACGAGGGGGCCCTGGACGTCGAGGACGTACTGGAGCGCCGGACACGCCTCTCGCTGATCCCGGCCGACGCCGCCGCGGCGGCTCCGCGGGTGGCCGAGCTTGTCGACAAGTCGCTTGCCGGCCTCACCTGA
- a CDS encoding helix-turn-helix transcriptional regulator: protein MSPVRRGKELPIYNRLAVLRAERGMSRAALAHAVEVNPQTIGALERGDHYPSLDLAFRLCAVFDLPVEAVFSREPFTPLSTQVYREGGA from the coding sequence ATGAGTCCGGTCAGACGCGGCAAGGAGCTGCCGATCTACAACCGGCTTGCCGTGCTCCGCGCCGAGCGCGGGATGAGCAGGGCCGCGCTCGCGCACGCCGTCGAGGTCAATCCGCAGACCATCGGGGCGCTCGAGCGGGGTGACCACTATCCGAGCCTGGACCTGGCGTTCCGGCTCTGCGCGGTGTTCGATCTGCCGGTCGAAGCAGTGTTCAGCCGCGAACCGTTCACGCCACTGTCCACCCAGGTCTACCGCGAGGGGGGAGCATGA